A section of the Primulina eburnea isolate SZY01 chromosome 1, ASM2296580v1, whole genome shotgun sequence genome encodes:
- the LOC140842681 gene encoding uncharacterized protein isoform X2: MKEEGGMEKMGGRRKFRKLLNKLCGCVFGHSADVAQNSGIGAMSPLGVHLSIQDRHVVVDNGILQVTLSNPEGIVTGIRYNSIDNLLEVLNDESNRGYWDVVWNALDGSAKAGVFEVIKATNFTVIKESEDQVEISFSRPWDPSLEGRLVPLNIDKRFILLRGCSGFYTYAIYEHIGSKEWPAFSLGETRIAFKLRKDRFHYMALADNRQRDMPLPDDRLPGRGQPLSYPEAVLLVNPVDPKLKGEVDDKYQYSCDNKDLKVHGWISVDPPVGFWQITPSDEFRSGGPLKQSLTSHVGPTTLAVFLSAHYAGDDLVPKFGQGEPWKKVFGPVFIYVNSVMDGENPLSLWDDAKQQLSVEVQSWPYTFPASEDFQLSDHRGNVRGKLLVSDRYVSCDNIPANGAYIGLAAPGEVGSWQRECKDYQFWTRADENGSFSINNIRTGDYNLYAWVPGFIGDYRNGSFITITPGHDLDMGDIVYEPPRDGLTLWEIGIPDRSAAEFYVPDPDPKYINKLYANHPDRQYGLWDRYSELYPSQDLVYTIGKSDYGKDWFFAHVNRKKEDNTYQGTTWQIKFTLDSVVENGTYKLRVALASASLAELQVRINNPDTNRPLFSSGLIGRDNAIARHGIHGLYRLYNVDIKGDSLVEGENTVYLTQPRSASPFQGLMYDYIRLEAPSSNY, encoded by the exons ATGAAAGAGGAGGGAGGAATGGAAAAAATGGGTGGTCGACGAAAATTCAGGAAATTACTGAACAAATTATGCGGATGTGTATTTGGGCACTCTGCAG ATGTTGCGCAAAATAGTGGAATTGGAGCCATGTCGCCTTTAGGGGTTCATTTGTCTATTCAAGATCGTCAT GTGGTGGTGGACAATGGCATACTTCAGGTCACATTATCGAACCCAGAAGGAATTGTTACTGGAATACGCTACAACAGTATCGACAATTTGCTAGAGGTTCTCAATGATGAGTCTAACAGAGG GTACTGGGATGTTGTGTGGAATGCTCTAGATGGAAGTGCCAAAGCAGGAGTCTTTGAAGT GATCAAGGCAACAAATTTCACAGTTATAAAGGAAAGTGAGGATCAAGTGGAGATTTCTTTCTCAAGACCATGGGATCCCTCTCTCGAAGGCAGGCTTGTTCCCTTAAATATAGACAAAAG GTTTATTTTGCTGCGAGGCTGCTCTGGCTTCTACACGTATGCAATATATGAACACATAGGCTCAAAGGAATGGCCAGCTTTCAGCCTTGGTGAAACTAGGATTGCTTTTAAACTTCGGAAAGATAG GTTTCACTACATGGCATTGGCAGACAACAGACAAAGAGACATGCCACTACCCGATGATCGATTACCTGGAAGAGGCCAACCCCTTTCCTATCCAGAAGCAGTCCTTCTTGTTAATCCTGTGGATCCTAAGCTAAAAGGAGAA GTTGATGACAAGTACCAGTACTCCTGTGATAACAAAGACCTAAAGGTCCATGGCTGGATATCGGTAGACCCTCCTGTGGGATTCTGGCAGATCACACCCAGTGACGAGTTCCGTTCTGGCGGGCCTCTCAAACAGAGTCTTACTTCCCATGTGGGACCCACAACCCTCGCT GTGTTTCTAAGTGCTCACTATGCTGGGGATGATCTGGTTCCGAAATTTGGTCAGGGCGAGCCGTGGAAGAAGGTTTTTGGCCCTGTTTTCATCTATGTTAACTCTGTGATGGATGGAGAGAACCCATTAAGCCTATGGGATGATGCAAAGCAACAG TTGTCAGTTGAGGTCCAAAGCTGGCCATACACTTTTCCAGCATCCGAGGACTTCCAATTATCTGACCATCGTGGTAATGTCAGGGGAAAATTATTGGTTTCAGACAG GTATGTTAGCTGTGACAATATTCCAGCAAATGGTGCATATATTGGGTTGGCTGCTCCAGGAGAGGTGGGATCCTGGCAAAGAGAATGCAAG GACTATCAATTTTGGACAAGAGCAGATGAGAATGGCTCTTTTTCCATCAACAATATTCGCACTGGAGACTACAATCTATATGCATGGGTCCCTGGCTTCATTGGAGATTATCGAAATGGAAGTTTCATTACCATAACCCCAG GTCATGATCTTGACATGGGTGATATTGTTTATGAGCCTCCTAGAGATGGCCTGACATTGTGGGAAATAGGCATTCCTGATCGTTCTGCTGCTGAGTTTTATGTTCCCGATCCTGACCCAAAATACATCAACAAACTTTATGCCAATCATCCGGACAG GCAGTATGGACTGTGGGATAGATACTCCGAGTTATATCCCAGTCAAGACTTGGTGTACACAATTGGAAAAAGTGACTATGGAAAAGATTGGTTTTTTGCACATGTTAACAG GAAGAAAGAAGACAACACCTATCAAGGAACTACTTGGCAGATCAAGTTCACTCTTGACTCTGTTGTCGAGAATGGAACATATAAACTTCGCGTGGCACTGGCATCAGCTTCTCTCGCTGAACTCCAG gTTCGAATCAACAATCCTGACACAAACCGTCCATTATTTTCAAGTGGTCTGATTGGAAGGGACAACGCCATTGCGAGGCATGGGATTCATGGGCTCTACCGGCTGTACAATGTAGATATAAAGGGTGACTCGCTTGTCGAAGGGGAGAATACCGTATACTTGACCCAACCAAGGAGTGCAAGTCCCTTCCAGGGGCTTATGTATGATTACATTAGGCTTGAAGCTCCATCCTCCAACTATTGA
- the LOC140842681 gene encoding uncharacterized protein isoform X1 — translation MKEEGGMEKMGGRRKFRKLLNKLCGCVFGHSADVAQNSGIGAMSPLGVHLSIQDRHVVVDNGILQVTLSNPEGIVTGIRYNSIDNLLEVLNDESNRGYWDVVWNALDGSAKAGVFEVIKATNFTVIKESEDQVEISFSRPWDPSLEGRLVPLNIDKRFILLRGCSGFYTYAIYEHIGSKEWPAFSLGETRIAFKLRKDRFHYMALADNRQRDMPLPDDRLPGRGQPLSYPEAVLLVNPVDPKLKGEVDDKYQYSCDNKDLKVHGWISVDPPVGFWQITPSDEFRSGGPLKQSLTSHVGPTTLAVFLSAHYAGDDLVPKFGQGEPWKKVFGPVFIYVNSVMDGENPLSLWDDAKQQLSVEVQSWPYTFPASEDFQLSDHRGNVRGKLLVSDRYVSCDNIPANGAYIGLAAPGEVGSWQRECKDYQFWTRADENGSFSINNIRTGDYNLYAWVPGFIGDYRNGSFITITPGHDLDMGDIVYEPPRDGLTLWEIGIPDRSAAEFYVPDPDPKYINKLYANHPDRFRQYGLWDRYSELYPSQDLVYTIGKSDYGKDWFFAHVNRKKEDNTYQGTTWQIKFTLDSVVENGTYKLRVALASASLAELQVRINNPDTNRPLFSSGLIGRDNAIARHGIHGLYRLYNVDIKGDSLVEGENTVYLTQPRSASPFQGLMYDYIRLEAPSSNY, via the exons ATGAAAGAGGAGGGAGGAATGGAAAAAATGGGTGGTCGACGAAAATTCAGGAAATTACTGAACAAATTATGCGGATGTGTATTTGGGCACTCTGCAG ATGTTGCGCAAAATAGTGGAATTGGAGCCATGTCGCCTTTAGGGGTTCATTTGTCTATTCAAGATCGTCAT GTGGTGGTGGACAATGGCATACTTCAGGTCACATTATCGAACCCAGAAGGAATTGTTACTGGAATACGCTACAACAGTATCGACAATTTGCTAGAGGTTCTCAATGATGAGTCTAACAGAGG GTACTGGGATGTTGTGTGGAATGCTCTAGATGGAAGTGCCAAAGCAGGAGTCTTTGAAGT GATCAAGGCAACAAATTTCACAGTTATAAAGGAAAGTGAGGATCAAGTGGAGATTTCTTTCTCAAGACCATGGGATCCCTCTCTCGAAGGCAGGCTTGTTCCCTTAAATATAGACAAAAG GTTTATTTTGCTGCGAGGCTGCTCTGGCTTCTACACGTATGCAATATATGAACACATAGGCTCAAAGGAATGGCCAGCTTTCAGCCTTGGTGAAACTAGGATTGCTTTTAAACTTCGGAAAGATAG GTTTCACTACATGGCATTGGCAGACAACAGACAAAGAGACATGCCACTACCCGATGATCGATTACCTGGAAGAGGCCAACCCCTTTCCTATCCAGAAGCAGTCCTTCTTGTTAATCCTGTGGATCCTAAGCTAAAAGGAGAA GTTGATGACAAGTACCAGTACTCCTGTGATAACAAAGACCTAAAGGTCCATGGCTGGATATCGGTAGACCCTCCTGTGGGATTCTGGCAGATCACACCCAGTGACGAGTTCCGTTCTGGCGGGCCTCTCAAACAGAGTCTTACTTCCCATGTGGGACCCACAACCCTCGCT GTGTTTCTAAGTGCTCACTATGCTGGGGATGATCTGGTTCCGAAATTTGGTCAGGGCGAGCCGTGGAAGAAGGTTTTTGGCCCTGTTTTCATCTATGTTAACTCTGTGATGGATGGAGAGAACCCATTAAGCCTATGGGATGATGCAAAGCAACAG TTGTCAGTTGAGGTCCAAAGCTGGCCATACACTTTTCCAGCATCCGAGGACTTCCAATTATCTGACCATCGTGGTAATGTCAGGGGAAAATTATTGGTTTCAGACAG GTATGTTAGCTGTGACAATATTCCAGCAAATGGTGCATATATTGGGTTGGCTGCTCCAGGAGAGGTGGGATCCTGGCAAAGAGAATGCAAG GACTATCAATTTTGGACAAGAGCAGATGAGAATGGCTCTTTTTCCATCAACAATATTCGCACTGGAGACTACAATCTATATGCATGGGTCCCTGGCTTCATTGGAGATTATCGAAATGGAAGTTTCATTACCATAACCCCAG GTCATGATCTTGACATGGGTGATATTGTTTATGAGCCTCCTAGAGATGGCCTGACATTGTGGGAAATAGGCATTCCTGATCGTTCTGCTGCTGAGTTTTATGTTCCCGATCCTGACCCAAAATACATCAACAAACTTTATGCCAATCATCCGGACAG GTTTAGGCAGTATGGACTGTGGGATAGATACTCCGAGTTATATCCCAGTCAAGACTTGGTGTACACAATTGGAAAAAGTGACTATGGAAAAGATTGGTTTTTTGCACATGTTAACAG GAAGAAAGAAGACAACACCTATCAAGGAACTACTTGGCAGATCAAGTTCACTCTTGACTCTGTTGTCGAGAATGGAACATATAAACTTCGCGTGGCACTGGCATCAGCTTCTCTCGCTGAACTCCAG gTTCGAATCAACAATCCTGACACAAACCGTCCATTATTTTCAAGTGGTCTGATTGGAAGGGACAACGCCATTGCGAGGCATGGGATTCATGGGCTCTACCGGCTGTACAATGTAGATATAAAGGGTGACTCGCTTGTCGAAGGGGAGAATACCGTATACTTGACCCAACCAAGGAGTGCAAGTCCCTTCCAGGGGCTTATGTATGATTACATTAGGCTTGAAGCTCCATCCTCCAACTATTGA
- the LOC140842693 gene encoding heterogeneous nuclear ribonucleoprotein 1-like, whose protein sequence is MDDPELNKIFVGGIPWETTDEILKQHFVRYGTVLASVIAKDRISGSPRGFAFVTFSDSSAFHRVLQDSHEILGRTVDVKKAITKSEQQSDNQHDRALSRTNSRSNTRSSNHIRTKKIFVGGLSANLTEEDFRSYFEKFGRITDVVVMHDNLTHRPRGFGFITFDSEDSVEEAVHKNFHQLGGKLVEVKRAVPKDGNNGNSSGFNGRIGSGRGQTQGNNLPNYTRFGYSPSGYGNVAGYVYGGGMLGGGYPPGGYGGIDYGFPPIAPGNPWSRAMIGVRTNLLPYGSGPPVYPMHLNGWTCFTSLAGNGYNGFLDTRFSGKSAQFSRTDPQGTDESRPSHAVGNNVDDSCSFSSGRGLGVVAN, encoded by the exons ATGGACGATCCGGAGCTGAACAAGATATTTGTCGGTGGCATTCCGTGGGAAACGACGGACGAAATTCTGAAACAGCATTTCGTTAGATACGGCACCGTTTTGGCGTCTGTGATAGCAAAAGATCGAATTTCTGGAAGCCCCAGGGGATTCGCTTTCGTTACCTTCTCCGATTCTTCTGCCTTTCATCGTGTACTTCAGGATTCTCATGAAATTCTTGGGCGAACC GTTGATGTGAAAAAAGCAATTACAAAGAGTGAACAACAAAGTGATAATCAGCATGATAGAGCACTGAGTCGAACTAATAGTAGAAGCAACACTAGGAGCAGCAATCATATTAGGACCAAGAAGATTTTTGTAGGGGGTTTGTCAGCTAATCTAACAGAGGAAGATTTCAGGAGCTACTTCGAGAAGTTCGGTAGGATTACCGATGTAGTTGTGATGCACGATAACTTGACACATAGGCCCAGGGGTTTTGgttttattacatttgattcaGAGGATTCTGTCGAGGAGGCTGTGCATAAGAACTTTCACCAATTGGGTGGGAAGCTTGTGGAGGTGAAAAGGGCAGTGCCCAAAGATGGAAATAATGGTAATAGTAGTGGTTTTAATGGGAGGATAGGTAGTGGAAGAGGACAGACTCAAGGGAATAACCTGCCCAACTATACGAGATTTGGGTATTCTCCCTCTGGATATGGGAATGTGGCGGGATACGTGTATGGAGGTGGAATGTTAGGTGGTGGTTATCCACCTGGAGGATATGGAGGGATTGATTATGGTTTCCCTCCAATTGCGCCTGGAAATCCTTGGAGCCGTGCGATGATTGGTGTTAGGACAAATTTGTTGCCTTATGGAAGTGGTCCACCTGTATATCCCATGCATTTAAACGGGTGGACTTGTTTCACCAGTCTGGCCGGGAATGGATATAACGGCTTTCTTGACACCAGATTTAGTGGGAAATCTGCTCAATTTAGCCGCACGGATCCTCAAGGTACAGATGAATCGAGGCCTTCACACGCTGTCGGGAATAATGTAGATGATTCATGTTCTTTCAGTTCTGGTAGAGGCCTTGGGGTTGTTGCCAACTAA